The following nucleotide sequence is from Trifolium pratense cultivar HEN17-A07 linkage group LG2, ARS_RC_1.1, whole genome shotgun sequence.
GGAAAACTGCAAAGCAATGTGTCATCACTCCATCCACTATGAGGCAACAATTCAAACTAATTtgcaacaaaaatttatttaaagacATCGACTAATCAACAGTAAGCTACTAGTAAAAATTTAGTCTTCTCTAAACACaacatttgaaaagtatcctaCAAATAGAGATAATACAATTCTCAGGCCAACACAAGAtactaaaaaaatcacaacAGTACTGCCAAGCTACTAATAATTAATCATAACTAATTTCACAACAGTCTTCTCTAAACACAACACGATATCGACAACTATCCTAAATAGAGATAATACAATTCTCTGGCCAACAACATAAGATACTAATAACCAAAAGTACTTTAAAAACTACTGCATTAAAAATTGCTTTTCTTTCTCGGTCCTCATTCTTCTTCCCACTTCTGTAATCATTCATCTTCCGAACTCATATCATCGTCAATGTTGCTATCAGCACTAATCGTAGTCTTCATCTGTGCCCATCTTGCATAATATTCATCCTGTTAGAGATCGAAAATAAAGAGTTGAAACatacacataaaataaatttgtgaaaaatcTAAAGCATTGCTAAAGGCCACACAAACTTTGTTGAGACGTTCTAGAAAAACTTGCCTCATCAAAATCATTGCAAGGAGACCATTCCACCCATTGCCCGTAAGTAGCACGATCGAGATCAAAATCCTCATCTGAGCACTCTGAGCTCTCTACCTTATCAAGATCAAAAGACTCATTTGAGCCCTCTGAGCTCTCTACCTTAGCAACTTCTACTTCTGGCTTAACAACTTcttcgtttttgttttttgaatggGGCTTCTTAGCatctgtttatttatttatttattgttttgatCAAATAAGAAACGCAAGGGTGAGGATATTTTCATATGGCTGaaagttaaaaaagaaaatttaaaggcTCAACAgtcaaataaatatatcaaacagccaaaaaaaaaaacaatatagatAATAAAGAACGAAATGGGCTCAGTTTTTCAACAATAACATGATAAACATAATCTAAAACACTCAATCAAGagctgtcaaaaaaaaaaaaaaaaaaaaaaaaactcaatcaaGAGCTAGCATTTTCACAAAACAGTGAAGTAAAAAGAATTGTATCATCCCATGGTTCTAAAGTCAAAATCTAAAACATAATAGATGGATATGAAGTGCAAAATAATTCAACCGCAAAGAACATATTAATACAACATTAGAACATCGAGTAAAACTTACTTTCTACTTCTTGCTTCTCAGCAAGAATCGGGTAGGTTGTCACATGAGGTTTTCCCTCTATGGTCTCTACCTTTTGCTTCTTAACAACTCCTGGTTTTGATCAAATAAGAAACGCAAGGGTGAGGATATTTTAATATGGCTGaaagttaaaaaagaaaaagacagacacaacagTGAAGTGATACATCAAACAGCCAAAAACATCTTCCAAGTCTGGCGAAAATGGCAAGATAAACATAACCAAACGTGCATATATCAACACCAAATCAAGAGCTTGCATTTTCATAAAACAAGTAAACAGAATGGCATCATCATCACAAGGTTCTAAAGTCAATATCTAAATCATAAGTGTTAAAAGTCGGTGTGTTTTTACTATTCTTTGATTTTACAACATCCTAGGCTAATTGTTAGTATTCCTAGTCATTACAACTTCCTAGACATTGAATGTAATTGTTGCAGCATCATTATAAATAGAAGGCGCGTGACCTTTTTTTAGACACGCAGTTTTACATATTTTACAATAAGAAATGGAACATGGATAAGCCgctagatttggtctagtggtgaggggttttgGTGGTACGCTATAGGTCCTAGGTTTGattcccagctcattgtaaaccaaaaataaaattaaaaaaaatggaacatGGATGAAATGCAAGTCAATTCTACTGCAAATAATGTATTAATACAACAGCCAAATgcatttatttatcaaaaagcCAAAAACATAATAGGGGACAGGACAGACTAAACAgcaccaaaataaattatagaatgAAATGGGATCAGTTTCTAAGTCTGGCAACAATAGCAAGATAAACATAACCAACTTATGTGCATATTAACACTAAATCAAGAGCTAGCATTTTGATAAAACagtaaagaaaaaagaattgtGGTTCTAAagtcaaaatataaatcataacaGATGGATGaagtgaaaattaaatcaaCTGCAAAGAACATATTAATACAGCATCGAGTAAAACTTACTTTCTACTTGTTTCTCAGCATGAGGCTCTTCATCTATGCTCCGCTTCCAAGCAACTTCTGTTTATTGTTTTGATCAAATAAGAAAACAACGGGTGAGGATATTTTAATTTggctaaaagtaaaaaaaaaaaaaaaaaggcacaaCAGCCAAATGCTGCAAAAAACACAATAGAAGACAGAAAAAACAGCAACAACTGATGAATTGTATCCGGCAGCAATGGCAAAACAAACATAACCAACATATGTCCATATATTAGCACTGAATCAATCGAGAGCTTGCATTTTCATAAAATAGGAAAAGCAAACAGAATTGTATCTATCTTCTTGTTCATAAGGTTCTAAAGTGAATAATATCTAAACCATAAGAGATGGAATATGGATGAATTGTATCTGCAATTGATTAATGTATTAATAATACAACATTACAAAACAGAGGTGATTTGAGTTACCCATTTGTGGTGATTGTCTGATTGAGTAGAGAATCGGGCGGTGGCAACGTACGTTCCTTTAAATTCCTCCAACGGATAGAACAACTAACAATGAAAGAACAAAATTGTTAGGCAAAAACTCAATTTGATGAAAACACGTTCGTTgaattaaaaaagttttaaacccTAATCCCAAAAAATCgtaaaagatttgaaaattttgaaccATAAGAAAACAGATTCTCATATTTAGTGCGATTGAGGATTTAATTTCATGAAAATAAAAGCTTATATATAAACCCTAATTCTTCCATGCAACACCACATaagagattattattattaaattaagaaGTAGATTTGgaaaagaatgaatgaaaatacCTGAAAGTGAAAAAGGGAAATAATGATTTGAAAACGAAGCAGGAACtggattgagagagagagagagagagagagagagagagagatgagtGCAGAATGAATGCAGATATTGGTGAGTGAAGAACGCGCTTGCTTGATTGGGGTTCGCgggagataataataataataatatgatatatatgcaaaccaaaaatattatataatgctTACCCGCCCGCGCCCGGCCCAATACAAACTATAATGGCccatctaactttttttttctttttcaagtaATCCGGTGGATAGAAATTTCATTCTTAAGGTACGTTTGATTCGTAAAGGAGTAGGAACTATACATAATTGCATTGATtgaattgaaacataaaaatatttgaaatcaTTGAATGTATATATTTAAACTGTTTAAATTAACATTTTACAGACTATACTCTCCGCCAGATTGTTGAACCACTTCCACAGGGTTGTTCGTTTACGTTTATAGCAGATTGTTGTTGTTCATGCGCACTTCTCGAAGGAGCAACGCAAATCGTTGGATATAGTACTCAATTCCCTGTAACTTACAAAATTTCAGCACCAAAGAGAGTGAACTAGATCTAAAACTTGTTGACCCGTCAAATTGTCGTTGACTTGGGACATTAATCTCCACTTGTCAGAGTTATGAAACGACTGGAGCTAAATATTGTGATGTTAGAAAGAAACATTTTGCCTATTTTACCGACACACTTATTTCCACAATCAACAAGTTTGAAGTCAACATCTCAAACAAAGTTC
It contains:
- the LOC123905015 gene encoding uncharacterized protein LOC123905015, with product MEVAWKRSIDEEPHAEKQVERVVKKQKVETIEGKPHVTTYPILAEKQEVENAKKPHSKNKNEEVVKPEVEVAKVESSEGSNESFDLDKVESSECSDEDFDLDRATYGQWVEWSPCNDFDEDEYYARWAQMKTTISADSNIDDDMSSEDE